One genomic window of Bradyrhizobium sp. CCGE-LA001 includes the following:
- a CDS encoding ABC transporter ATP-binding protein/permease, with amino-acid sequence MHKRAAKREQDKKPPIVAIKGENGDDVAPPPPELVEPDPELSPEEAEQVRKDYLLTRFWISARGFWGRHGDRLAWPFSIGLGVLIVLTVGFQYGINVWNREIFDAIEKRDAASVFHLTALFFPLAIGSIVLAVAQVFARMSIQRRWRAWLTSSVLTRWLTNGRYYQLNLVGGDHKNPEYRIAEDLRIATDSPVDFLAGVTSALLSAVTFIVVLWTIGGALTVTLGGASITIPGFLVIAAIVYAAIASGSIVVIGRRFVQVSEAKNQAEADFRYTLTRVRENGESIALLGGEEEERGGIDRNFTGVLKQWARLAGQHMRTTLVSQGSSLVAPVVPLLLCAPKFLDGSMTLGQVMQAASAFTIVQSAFGWLVDNYPRLADWNACARRIASLMMSLDGLERAEQGDGLGRIKRGETSNEAMLELKDLSVTLDDGTAVVGETEVVIEPGERLLVAGESGTGKSTLVRAIAGLWPWGGGSVNFHPDRRLFMLPQRPYVPSGSLRRAVAYPGAAEDWTIEEISEALHKVGLDHLKEKIEEEAPWDQTLSGGEKQRLAFARLLLHKPDIIVLDEATSALDEKSQDSMMKMVTDALPNATIVSVAHRAELEAFHSRKIVLERRKGGAKLVSDVDLIPRKGRRKLLGRFLRQRKAPKKAA; translated from the coding sequence ATGCACAAGCGGGCCGCAAAGCGCGAACAGGACAAGAAGCCGCCCATCGTCGCGATCAAGGGCGAGAACGGTGATGACGTAGCGCCTCCGCCTCCCGAGCTGGTCGAGCCCGATCCCGAACTGTCTCCTGAGGAAGCCGAGCAGGTTCGCAAGGATTATCTGCTGACACGCTTCTGGATCAGCGCGCGCGGCTTCTGGGGGCGCCATGGCGACCGCCTGGCCTGGCCGTTCTCGATCGGCCTCGGCGTGCTGATCGTCCTGACCGTCGGCTTCCAGTACGGCATCAATGTCTGGAATCGCGAGATCTTCGACGCCATCGAGAAGCGCGATGCGGCCAGCGTCTTCCATCTCACGGCGCTGTTCTTCCCGCTCGCGATCGGCAGCATCGTGCTCGCCGTCGCGCAGGTGTTCGCGCGCATGAGCATCCAGCGGCGCTGGCGCGCCTGGCTCACGAGCAGCGTGCTGACGCGCTGGCTTACCAACGGACGCTACTACCAGCTCAATCTCGTCGGGGGCGACCACAAGAATCCGGAATACCGGATCGCCGAAGACCTGCGCATCGCGACGGACTCGCCGGTCGATTTCCTCGCCGGCGTGACCTCTGCGCTGCTGTCTGCCGTGACCTTCATCGTCGTGCTCTGGACCATCGGCGGCGCGCTCACCGTCACCCTCGGCGGCGCGAGCATCACCATTCCCGGCTTCCTGGTGATTGCCGCGATCGTCTACGCTGCGATCGCCTCCGGCTCGATCGTCGTGATCGGCCGCCGCTTCGTGCAGGTGTCCGAGGCCAAGAACCAGGCCGAGGCCGATTTCCGCTACACGCTGACGCGCGTGCGCGAAAACGGCGAGAGCATCGCGCTGCTCGGCGGCGAAGAAGAAGAGCGCGGCGGCATCGACCGCAATTTCACTGGCGTGCTCAAGCAATGGGCACGACTCGCGGGCCAACACATGCGCACCACGCTGGTCTCGCAGGGCTCCAGCCTCGTGGCGCCCGTGGTGCCTCTCCTGCTCTGCGCGCCAAAATTCCTCGACGGCAGCATGACGCTCGGACAGGTGATGCAGGCGGCCTCTGCCTTCACCATCGTGCAGAGTGCATTCGGCTGGCTGGTCGACAATTATCCGCGGCTCGCCGACTGGAATGCCTGCGCGCGCCGCATCGCCTCGCTGATGATGTCGCTCGACGGCCTCGAACGCGCCGAGCAGGGCGATGGCCTTGGCCGCATCAAGCGCGGCGAGACCAGCAACGAGGCCATGCTGGAGTTGAAGGACCTCTCGGTCACGCTCGACGATGGCACGGCCGTGGTCGGCGAGACCGAAGTGGTGATCGAACCCGGCGAGCGGCTCCTGGTCGCCGGCGAATCCGGCACCGGCAAGAGCACGCTGGTGCGCGCCATCGCCGGCCTCTGGCCCTGGGGCGGCGGCAGCGTCAATTTCCATCCCGACCGTCGGCTGTTCATGCTGCCGCAACGGCCTTACGTGCCCTCGGGATCCCTGCGCCGTGCAGTGGCGTATCCGGGCGCGGCCGAGGATTGGACGATTGAGGAGATCAGCGAGGCCCTGCACAAGGTCGGCCTCGATCATCTCAAGGAGAAGATCGAGGAGGAAGCGCCGTGGGACCAGACGCTATCCGGCGGCGAGAAGCAGCGCCTCGCCTTCGCCCGGCTGCTGCTGCACAAACCCGACATCATCGTGCTCGATGAGGCCACCTCCGCGCTCGACGAGAAGAGCCAGGACAGCATGATGAAGATGGTCACCGACGCCTTGCCCAATGCGACCATCGTCAGCGTCGCGCACCGCGCCGAGCTGGAGGCCTTCCACAGCCGCAAGATCGTGCTGGAGCGTCGCAAGGGCGGCGCCAAGCTCGTCAGCGACGTCGACCTGATCCCACGCAAGGGCAGGCGCAAGCTGCTCGGGCGATTCCTGCGCCAGCGCAAGGCCCCGAAGAAGGCGGCGTAG
- a CDS encoding hybrid sensor histidine kinase/response regulator, with product MQGAQRNSLKLLQWMMAASLALPIALFAIASAISFTSTKDTSDREIERTLDVAHEHALKVFETIDRSLAELGEVARGLSDDTIRAREPALHRRLKRLADSLPQLKSAWIFDADGKALVNSLASPPPQLGFADRDYFYAHVDQSIGTYIGTALTPRPPYQGARFFGMSRRRESDDGHFIGVIQASVLPEYFESFYARIGSDPGSFFAMGRADGAVLAHFPRLDRDFRLDPSGPVGQKIASSPEHGLITVTWPSDGIERRIGYRRVAEYPIYVSAGLETSAIRARWFATIGQHLVFGIPATALLFLLLAFAFRRTQHLQAEAAARREAEDALKHSQRLEALGQLTGGVAHDFNNLLTVIRASVDLLNRPQLTEERRQRYITAIADSVARAAKLTSQLLAFARRQTLKPEVFDVGQRMQSLHDMLATLLGPAIEIAMRLPGEPCLVNADAGQFETALINMATNARDAMQGKGRITFAVEATSAISGTAASIADNHGFVRITVSDTGVGIPAARLGRIFEPFFTTKQVGHGTGLGLSQVFGFARQSGGEVTVTSEVGQGSTFSLYLPHVPRDLLPQRHAPNTAPAVAGSGMSVLVVEDNLELANFAADGLTELGYSITLVDNATDALAELVVDADRFDVVFSDVVMPGMTGLDLAKAVRERGIGVPVVLTTGYSQALSQEGAVGFDLVQKPYSIEELSRVLHRAARLRRVRDGAAE from the coding sequence GTGCAGGGCGCGCAACGCAATTCGCTAAAATTGTTGCAGTGGATGATGGCGGCATCCCTGGCGCTTCCGATTGCGCTGTTCGCTATCGCCTCGGCGATCTCCTTCACCTCGACCAAGGACACTTCCGACCGCGAGATCGAGCGCACGCTCGACGTCGCGCATGAGCATGCGCTCAAAGTGTTCGAGACCATCGACCGCAGCCTTGCCGAGCTGGGCGAGGTCGCGCGCGGCCTTTCCGACGACACCATCCGCGCGCGCGAACCGGCTTTGCACCGTCGCCTGAAGCGGCTGGCCGATTCGCTGCCGCAGCTCAAATCGGCCTGGATCTTCGATGCAGACGGAAAGGCGCTGGTCAACAGCCTCGCCTCGCCGCCGCCGCAACTCGGCTTTGCGGACCGCGACTATTTCTACGCTCATGTCGACCAAAGCATCGGCACCTACATCGGCACGGCCCTGACGCCGCGTCCGCCCTATCAGGGCGCCCGCTTCTTCGGGATGAGCCGCCGCCGCGAGTCCGACGACGGTCATTTCATCGGCGTGATCCAGGCCTCGGTCCTGCCGGAATATTTCGAGAGCTTCTATGCCAGGATCGGCTCCGATCCCGGCAGCTTCTTCGCGATGGGGCGCGCTGACGGCGCCGTGCTCGCGCATTTCCCGCGGCTCGACCGCGACTTCCGGCTCGATCCAAGCGGTCCGGTCGGCCAGAAGATCGCGTCGAGCCCCGAGCATGGCCTGATCACCGTGACCTGGCCGTCGGACGGAATCGAGCGCCGCATCGGCTACCGGCGCGTCGCCGAATATCCGATCTACGTCAGCGCCGGGCTCGAGACTTCTGCGATCCGGGCACGCTGGTTCGCCACCATCGGCCAGCATCTGGTGTTCGGCATTCCCGCCACCGCGCTGTTGTTCCTGCTGCTCGCCTTCGCATTCCGCCGCACCCAGCATCTCCAGGCCGAGGCCGCCGCGCGGCGCGAAGCCGAGGATGCGCTCAAGCACAGCCAGCGCCTGGAGGCGCTCGGGCAGCTCACCGGCGGGGTCGCGCACGACTTCAACAATCTGCTCACCGTGATCCGTGCCTCGGTCGACCTGCTCAATCGGCCGCAACTGACGGAGGAGCGGCGGCAGCGCTACATCACCGCCATCGCGGATTCGGTCGCGCGCGCGGCCAAGCTGACCTCCCAGCTCCTCGCCTTTGCGCGACGCCAGACCCTGAAGCCGGAGGTGTTCGACGTCGGCCAGCGAATGCAGTCGCTCCACGACATGCTTGCGACGCTGCTCGGCCCCGCCATCGAGATCGCGATGCGGCTGCCGGGGGAGCCCTGTCTCGTCAATGCCGATGCCGGCCAGTTCGAGACGGCACTGATCAACATGGCGACCAATGCGCGCGATGCCATGCAGGGCAAGGGCAGGATCACCTTCGCGGTCGAGGCTACGAGCGCCATTTCGGGCACGGCGGCCTCGATCGCGGACAACCATGGCTTCGTCCGCATCACCGTCAGCGACACCGGGGTCGGCATTCCGGCAGCGCGCCTCGGGCGCATCTTCGAGCCGTTCTTCACCACCAAGCAGGTTGGTCACGGCACCGGTCTCGGCCTCTCCCAGGTGTTCGGCTTTGCCCGGCAATCGGGCGGCGAGGTGACGGTGACGAGCGAGGTGGGGCAGGGCAGCACCTTCTCGCTCTATTTGCCGCACGTGCCGCGGGACCTCTTGCCTCAGCGGCACGCGCCGAACACCGCACCGGCGGTGGCCGGCAGCGGCATGTCGGTGCTGGTGGTCGAGGACAATCTCGAGCTTGCCAACTTTGCCGCCGACGGCCTCACCGAGCTCGGCTACAGCATCACCCTGGTCGACAATGCGACCGATGCGCTCGCCGAGCTCGTGGTGGATGCGGATCGTTTCGACGTCGTGTTCTCGGACGTGGTGATGCCGGGCATGACCGGACTCGATCTGGCAAAGGCGGTCCGCGAGCGCGGCATCGGCGTGCCGGTCGTGCTGACCACGGGCTACAGCCAAGCCCTGTCGCAGGAGGGCGCGGTCGGCTTCGATCTCGTGCAAAAACCCTATTCGATCGAGGAATTGTCGCGGGTTCTGCACCGGGCCGCGCGGCTGCGGCGCGTGCGCGACGGCGCCGCCGAGTGA
- a CDS encoding succinate dehydrogenase iron-sulfur subunit, with translation MVEFALPKNSKISGGKTWPKPAGATELREFKVYRWNPDDGKNPSVDTYYVDTNDCGPMVLDGLIWIKNHIDPSLTFRRSCREGVCGSCAMNIDGQNTLACTRSMHDVKDGAVKINPLPHQPVVKDLVPDLTNFYAQYASVEPWLKTTSPTPQKEWRQSHEDREKLDGLYECILCACCSTSCPSYWWNSERYLGPAALLQANRWVSDSRDEATGERLDNLEDPFRLYRCHTIMNCAKACPKGLNPAEAIAELKLKMVERQI, from the coding sequence ATGGTTGAATTCGCACTTCCGAAGAACTCGAAGATATCAGGCGGCAAGACCTGGCCGAAGCCCGCGGGCGCGACCGAGCTCCGTGAGTTCAAGGTCTATCGCTGGAATCCGGACGACGGCAAGAATCCGAGCGTCGACACCTATTACGTCGATACCAATGATTGCGGTCCGATGGTGCTGGACGGCCTGATCTGGATCAAGAACCACATCGACCCGTCGCTGACCTTCCGCCGCTCCTGCCGCGAGGGCGTGTGCGGCTCCTGCGCGATGAACATCGACGGCCAGAACACGCTGGCCTGCACCCGCTCGATGCACGACGTGAAGGACGGCGCGGTCAAGATCAACCCGCTGCCGCACCAGCCGGTGGTGAAGGATCTCGTTCCCGACCTCACCAATTTCTACGCGCAGTACGCTTCCGTCGAGCCGTGGCTGAAGACGACCTCGCCGACGCCGCAGAAGGAATGGCGCCAGAGCCACGAGGACCGCGAGAAGCTCGACGGCCTCTACGAGTGCATCCTGTGCGCCTGCTGCTCGACCTCGTGCCCGAGCTATTGGTGGAACAGCGAGCGCTATCTCGGCCCGGCCGCGCTGCTCCAGGCCAACCGCTGGGTGTCCGATTCGCGCGACGAGGCGACCGGCGAGCGGCTCGACAATCTCGAGGATCCGTTCCGCCTCTATCGCTGCCACACCATCATGAACTGCGCCAAGGCCTGCCCGAAGGGCCTCAATCCCGCCGAGGCCATCGCCGAGCTCAAGCTCAAGATGGTCGAGCGGCAGATCTAG
- the sdhA gene encoding succinate dehydrogenase flavoprotein subunit: protein MANTTNGSGNSAPATNGKAYPIEDHTYDVVVVGAGGAGLRAVVGCSEAGLRTACITKVFPTRSHTVAAQGGISASLGNMHKDDWRWHMYDTVKGSDWLGDQDAIEYMVRNAPDAVYELEHWGVPFSRTEDGKIYQRPFGGMTTEFGKAQAQRTCAAADRTGHAMLHTMYGQSLRHAAEFFIEFFAIDLIMDDQGTCRGVIALKLDDGTLHRFRAQTTILATGGYGRAYASCTSAHTCTGDGGGMVLRAGLPMQDMEFVQFHPTGIYGSGCLVTEGARGEGGYLVNSEGERFMERYAPSAKDLASRDVVSRAMTIEIREGRGVGKKKDHIFLHLDHLDPAVLAERLPGISESAKIFANVDVTREPIPIVPTVHYNMGGIPTNYHGEVLTKKDGDDNAIIPGLMAIGEAACVSVHGANRLGSNSLIDLVVFGRAAALRLAEKLTPNAKQPELPSNSAELALGRLDHYRYASGGTPTAKLREGMQNVMQTNCAVFRTGEVLSEGQNLIAKVHSGITDIAVSDRSLVWNSDLVETLEFDNLISQAVVTMNSAANRTESRGAHAREDFSERDDKNWMKHTLVWLDDAGKVKIEYRPVHNYTMTNDVQYIPPKARVY from the coding sequence ATGGCCAACACAACGAATGGCTCGGGCAACAGCGCTCCCGCCACTAACGGCAAGGCCTATCCGATCGAAGACCACACTTACGACGTCGTCGTAGTGGGTGCCGGCGGCGCCGGCCTGCGCGCCGTGGTCGGCTGCAGCGAAGCGGGCCTGCGCACCGCCTGCATCACCAAGGTGTTTCCGACCCGCTCGCACACGGTCGCGGCGCAGGGCGGCATCTCCGCCTCACTCGGCAACATGCACAAGGACGACTGGCGCTGGCACATGTACGACACCGTGAAGGGGTCGGACTGGCTCGGCGATCAGGACGCGATCGAATACATGGTGCGCAACGCGCCCGACGCGGTCTACGAGCTCGAGCATTGGGGCGTGCCGTTCTCGCGCACCGAGGACGGCAAGATCTACCAGCGTCCGTTCGGCGGCATGACCACCGAGTTCGGCAAGGCCCAGGCGCAACGCACCTGCGCCGCCGCCGACCGCACCGGCCACGCCATGCTGCACACGATGTATGGCCAGTCGCTGCGCCACGCGGCCGAGTTCTTCATCGAGTTCTTCGCCATCGACCTGATCATGGACGATCAGGGCACCTGCCGCGGCGTCATCGCGCTCAAGCTCGACGACGGCACGCTGCACCGTTTCCGCGCCCAGACCACGATCCTGGCGACCGGCGGCTACGGCCGCGCCTATGCCTCCTGCACCTCGGCGCACACCTGTACCGGCGACGGCGGCGGCATGGTGCTGCGCGCCGGCCTGCCGATGCAGGACATGGAGTTCGTGCAGTTTCATCCGACCGGCATCTACGGCTCGGGCTGCCTCGTCACCGAGGGCGCGCGCGGCGAGGGCGGCTATCTCGTCAACTCTGAAGGCGAGCGCTTCATGGAGCGTTACGCGCCGTCGGCGAAGGATCTCGCCTCGCGGGACGTGGTCTCGCGCGCGATGACCATCGAGATTCGCGAAGGCCGCGGCGTCGGCAAGAAGAAGGACCACATCTTCCTGCATCTCGACCATCTCGATCCCGCGGTGCTCGCCGAGCGCCTGCCCGGCATCTCGGAATCGGCAAAGATCTTCGCCAATGTCGACGTGACGCGCGAGCCGATCCCGATCGTGCCGACCGTGCACTACAACATGGGCGGCATCCCCACGAACTATCACGGCGAGGTGCTGACCAAGAAGGATGGCGACGACAACGCCATCATCCCAGGCCTGATGGCGATCGGCGAAGCCGCCTGCGTCTCCGTGCACGGCGCCAACCGCCTCGGCTCCAACTCGCTGATCGACCTCGTGGTGTTCGGCCGCGCCGCGGCGCTCCGCCTCGCCGAGAAGCTCACACCCAATGCCAAGCAGCCCGAGCTGCCGTCGAACTCGGCCGAGCTCGCGCTGGGCCGCCTCGACCATTACCGCTACGCCTCCGGCGGCACGCCGACGGCGAAGCTGCGCGAAGGCATGCAGAATGTGATGCAGACCAATTGCGCGGTGTTCCGCACCGGCGAAGTGCTCAGCGAAGGCCAGAACCTAATCGCGAAGGTCCACAGCGGCATCACCGACATCGCGGTGTCCGACCGCTCTCTGGTGTGGAATTCGGATCTCGTCGAGACGCTCGAATTCGACAATCTGATCTCGCAGGCGGTGGTGACGATGAACTCGGCCGCCAACCGCACCGAAAGCCGCGGCGCCCATGCCCGCGAGGACTTCTCCGAGCGCGACGACAAGAACTGGATGAAGCACACGCTGGTCTGGCTGGACGATGCCGGCAAGGTCAAGATCGAGTATCGCCCGGTTCACAACTACACCATGACCAACGACGTGCAGTACATCCCGCCGAAGGCGCGCGTGTATTGA
- the sdhD gene encoding succinate dehydrogenase, hydrophobic membrane anchor protein, with the protein MSFDESHGSPKPPSMRTPLGRVRNLGAAHSGTSDFWRQRITGVAMTLLMIPAVVIIIMLLGRNQVYAAQTLSSIPVAVILLLFILACAWHMKIGMQVVIEDYIHNEKLKLTAIMLNNFFSFAVALAATYAILKLSSGV; encoded by the coding sequence ATGAGTTTCGACGAATCCCACGGCTCTCCGAAGCCTCCCTCGATGCGCACGCCGCTCGGCCGCGTCCGCAACCTCGGCGCCGCGCATTCCGGCACGTCCGATTTCTGGCGCCAGCGCATCACCGGCGTCGCCATGACGCTGCTGATGATCCCGGCGGTGGTGATCATCATCATGCTGCTCGGCCGCAACCAGGTTTACGCTGCGCAGACCCTGAGCTCGATTCCCGTCGCGGTGATCCTGCTCCTCTTTATCCTCGCCTGCGCCTGGCACATGAAGATCGGCATGCAGGTGGTGATCGAGGACTACATCCATAACGAGAAGCTGAAGCTCACCGCGATCATGCTCAACAACTTCTTCTCGTTCGCCGTGGCGCTCGCCGCGACCTATGCGATCCTGAAACTGTCATCCGGAGTGTAA
- the sdhC gene encoding succinate dehydrogenase, cytochrome b556 subunit, with protein MTARIERPLSPHMQVYRWTLTMALSIVHRATGIALYVGTLLLVWWLVAAASGPAAYAHVQAFSSSIIGRLIVFGYTWALMHHMLSGIRHFVWDLGYGFKANEREALTWGALIGGIALTVLIWIIAYANGGGR; from the coding sequence ATGACCGCACGGATCGAACGACCACTCTCGCCACACATGCAAGTGTACCGCTGGACGCTGACGATGGCGCTGTCCATCGTCCATCGCGCCACCGGTATTGCCCTCTATGTCGGAACCCTGCTGCTGGTCTGGTGGCTGGTCGCCGCGGCCTCCGGGCCGGCCGCTTACGCGCACGTCCAGGCCTTCTCCAGCAGCATCATCGGCCGGCTGATCGTGTTCGGCTACACCTGGGCCTTGATGCACCATATGCTCAGCGGCATCCGGCATTTCGTCTGGGATCTCGGCTACGGCTTCAAGGCCAATGAGCGCGAAGCGCTGACCTGGGGCGCCCTGATTGGCGGCATCGCGCTGACCGTGCTGATCTGGATCATCGCCTACGCGAACGGAGGCGGCCGATGA
- a CDS encoding sulfite exporter TauE/SafE family protein has product MIAGLDIEEIVELALLLIATGALSGFLAGVFGIGGGAILVPVFYECFRIAGVPLEVRMPLCVGTSLAVIIPTSIRSFQAHYKRGAVDMTILRAWWLPIVIGVVAGSVIARYAPERLFKIVFVAVAYSAAARLILAREGWRFGEDLPKGPLMRAYGFCVGILSTLMGIGGGLFSNLLMTFYGRPIHQAVATSSALAVLISIPGALGYIYAGWPAAANYPAVAALQVPFALGYVSLIGAVLVMPMSLVTAPLGVKAAHAMSKRTLEVAFGVYLFIVGSRFVLSLVGGL; this is encoded by the coding sequence GTGATCGCAGGTCTTGATATCGAGGAAATCGTCGAGCTGGCGCTGTTGCTGATCGCGACAGGCGCGCTCTCCGGATTCCTCGCCGGCGTGTTCGGCATCGGCGGCGGTGCGATCCTCGTGCCTGTCTTCTATGAGTGCTTCCGCATTGCCGGCGTGCCGTTGGAGGTTCGCATGCCGCTGTGCGTCGGCACCTCGCTCGCGGTGATCATTCCGACCTCGATCCGCTCATTCCAGGCGCACTACAAGCGCGGCGCCGTCGACATGACGATCCTGCGGGCTTGGTGGCTGCCGATCGTGATCGGCGTCGTCGCCGGCAGCGTGATCGCTCGCTACGCGCCCGAGCGGCTGTTCAAGATCGTGTTCGTCGCCGTCGCCTATTCGGCGGCCGCCCGCCTGATCCTCGCGCGCGAAGGCTGGAGGTTCGGCGAGGACCTGCCGAAGGGTCCCTTGATGCGCGCCTACGGCTTCTGCGTCGGCATCCTCTCGACCCTGATGGGCATCGGCGGTGGATTGTTCTCGAACCTGCTGATGACGTTCTACGGCCGGCCGATCCACCAGGCGGTCGCGACCTCGTCGGCGCTCGCGGTGCTGATCTCGATCCCCGGCGCGCTCGGCTACATCTACGCGGGGTGGCCGGCGGCCGCGAACTATCCCGCCGTTGCGGCGCTGCAAGTCCCGTTCGCGCTCGGCTACGTGTCGCTGATCGGTGCCGTGCTGGTGATGCCGATGAGCCTCGTCACGGCACCGCTCGGCGTGAAGGCCGCGCATGCGATGTCGAAGCGGACGCTGGAAGTGGCGTTCGGGGTCTATCTGTTCATCGTCGGCAGCCGGTTCGTGCTGAGTTTGGTGGGCGGATTGTAA
- a CDS encoding malonate--CoA ligase — MNQAADANLFSRLFDGLSDPKRLAIETHDGGRISYGDLIARAGQMANVLVARGVKPGDRVAVQVEKSVANIVLYLGTVRAGAVYLPLNTAYTLNELDYFIGDAEPSLVVCDPSKAEGLVPIAAKVKAKVETLGPDGKGSLTDAADKASREFTTVSRANDDLAAILYTSGTTGRSKGAMLTHDNLASNSLSLVDYWRFTDKDVLIHALPIYHTHGLFVATNVTLFARASMIFLPKLDPDLIIKLMARATVLMGVPTFYTRLLQNPALSHETTKHMRLFISGSAPLLAETHREWSARTGHAVLERYGMTETNMNTSNPYDGERVPGAVGFPLPGVSVRVTDPETGKELPREDIGMIEVKGPNVFKGYWRMPEKTKSEFRPDGFFITGDLGKIDGKGYVHILGRGKDLVISGGFNVYPKEIESEIDAMPGVVESAVIGVPHADFGEGVTAVLVCNKGADVTEAAVLKALDGRLAKFKMPKRVFVVDELPRNTMGKVQKNILRETYRDIYAKK; from the coding sequence ATGAACCAAGCTGCCGACGCCAACCTGTTTTCCCGCCTGTTCGACGGCCTTTCCGATCCCAAGCGCCTCGCGATCGAGACGCATGACGGCGGCCGGATCAGCTATGGCGATCTGATCGCGCGGGCCGGGCAGATGGCGAACGTGCTGGTCGCACGCGGCGTGAAGCCGGGCGACCGCGTCGCGGTGCAGGTGGAGAAATCGGTCGCCAACATCGTGCTGTATCTCGGCACTGTCAGGGCCGGCGCGGTCTACCTGCCGCTCAACACCGCCTATACGCTGAACGAGCTCGACTATTTCATCGGCGACGCCGAGCCGTCGCTGGTGGTCTGCGATCCCTCCAAGGCGGAAGGGCTCGTGCCGATCGCCGCCAAGGTGAAGGCCAAGGTCGAGACGCTCGGACCCGACGGCAAGGGCTCGCTGACGGACGCCGCCGACAAGGCGAGCCGCGAGTTCACGACGGTGTCGCGCGCAAACGACGATCTCGCGGCGATCCTCTACACGTCAGGCACCACGGGGCGCTCCAAGGGCGCGATGTTGACGCACGACAATCTCGCGTCGAACTCGCTCAGCCTCGTCGACTACTGGCGCTTCACCGACAAGGACGTCTTGATCCACGCGCTGCCGATCTATCATACGCATGGCCTGTTCGTTGCGACCAATGTGACGCTGTTCGCGCGCGCCTCGATGATCTTCCTGCCGAAGCTCGACCCGGACCTGATCATCAAGTTGATGGCGCGCGCCACCGTTCTGATGGGCGTGCCGACCTTCTACACGCGCCTTCTGCAAAATCCGGCGCTGTCGCACGAGACGACCAAGCACATGCGCCTGTTCATCTCGGGCTCGGCGCCGCTGCTGGCCGAGACCCACCGCGAATGGTCGGCCCGCACCGGGCACGCCGTGCTCGAGCGCTACGGCATGACCGAGACCAACATGAACACGTCGAACCCCTATGACGGCGAGCGCGTGCCCGGCGCGGTCGGCTTTCCCCTCCCCGGCGTCTCGGTGCGCGTCACCGATCCTGAGACGGGCAAGGAGCTGCCGCGCGAGGACATCGGCATGATCGAGGTGAAGGGGCCGAACGTGTTCAAGGGCTATTGGCGCATGCCGGAGAAGACCAAGTCCGAATTCCGGCCCGACGGCTTCTTCATCACCGGCGACCTCGGCAAGATCGACGGCAAGGGCTACGTCCACATCCTCGGCCGCGGCAAGGACCTCGTCATCTCCGGCGGCTTCAACGTGTATCCCAAGGAAATCGAGAGCGAGATCGACGCCATGCCCGGCGTGGTCGAGTCGGCTGTGATCGGCGTGCCGCACGCCGACTTCGGCGAAGGCGTGACGGCAGTGCTGGTTTGCAATAAGGGCGCCGACGTCACGGAAGCTGCCGTTCTGAAGGCGCTCGACGGCCGGCTGGCAAAATTCAAGATGCCCAAGCGCGTCTTCGTCGTCGACGAACTGCCGCGGAATACCATGGGCAAGGTGCAGAAGAACATTCTGCGCGAGACGTACAGGGATATCTACGCGAAGAAATAG
- a CDS encoding SDR family oxidoreductase, whose product MTKTGKRVAWVTGGGSGIGEAGAEALAADGWTVVVSGRRKEALDAVVAKITKAGGAAEAMALDVSSATEAQKAADQIVAKHGRIDLLVNNAGINVPKRSWKDMELEGWNQLVQVNLNGVLYCMRAVLPTMRKQQDGAIINVSSWAGRHVSKMPGPAYTTTKHAVLALTHSFNMDECVNGLRACCLMPGEVATPILKLRPVVPSEDEQAKMLQSEDLGRTIAFIASMPARVCINEVLISPTHNRGFIQTPNNRD is encoded by the coding sequence ATGACAAAAACCGGGAAACGCGTGGCCTGGGTCACGGGCGGCGGCAGCGGGATCGGAGAGGCCGGCGCCGAGGCATTGGCTGCCGATGGCTGGACGGTGGTGGTCTCGGGCCGGCGCAAAGAGGCCCTCGACGCCGTCGTCGCGAAGATCACCAAGGCGGGCGGGGCGGCCGAAGCCATGGCGCTGGATGTATCCAGCGCCACCGAAGCTCAGAAGGCGGCCGATCAGATCGTCGCCAAACACGGCCGGATCGATTTGTTGGTGAACAATGCCGGCATCAATGTCCCCAAGCGCAGCTGGAAGGACATGGAACTTGAAGGCTGGAATCAGCTGGTCCAGGTCAATCTCAACGGCGTGCTCTATTGTATGCGCGCGGTGCTGCCGACCATGCGCAAGCAGCAGGACGGTGCGATCATCAACGTCTCCTCCTGGGCCGGTCGTCACGTCTCGAAGATGCCGGGCCCGGCCTACACCACGACCAAGCACGCGGTGCTGGCGCTGACCCATTCCTTCAACATGGACGAATGCGTCAACGGCCTGCGCGCCTGCTGCCTGATGCCGGGCGAGGTGGCAACGCCGATCCTGAAGCTGCGCCCGGTCGTGCCAAGCGAGGATGAGCAGGCGAAGATGCTGCAATCCGAAGATCTCGGCCGCACCATCGCCTTCATCGCCAGCATGCCGGCGCGCGTCTGCATCAACGAGGTGCTGATCAGCCCGACGCATAATCGCGGCTTCATCCAGACGCCGAACAACAGGGATTGA